From Thermotoga sp. Ku-13t, the proteins below share one genomic window:
- a CDS encoding ABC transporter permease — protein sequence MFATMIRPLFKNKKFIAGACIFLFFLFLGLFGPMIYRVDPMEMTWDYEKPPSPAHPLGTDTYGRDILAQLLNGIRSSLYIGFLAALISLVIGTIVGSLSAVKRGVVDDLLMAITNIVLTTPSILIAILIASYFKVRSVEMIALILGFFQWPWFARAIRAQLMSVMSREYVQLSVLAGYSDLRLIVEDLIPTIATYAFMAFVLFINGGILGEAALSLIGLGPTKGISLGIMLQWAVLMEAVRRSLWWWFVPPGVAIVAITASLLIISTAMDEVFNPRLREE from the coding sequence ATGTTTGCGACGATGATCAGACCGCTTTTCAAAAATAAAAAGTTCATCGCAGGGGCCTGTATCTTTCTCTTTTTCCTCTTCCTCGGTTTGTTTGGACCGATGATTTACAGAGTCGATCCGATGGAGATGACCTGGGACTACGAAAAACCACCCTCGCCCGCGCACCCACTCGGCACGGACACCTACGGCAGAGACATCCTAGCACAGCTTCTCAACGGGATACGCTCTTCGCTCTACATAGGTTTTCTGGCGGCACTCATCTCCTTAGTGATCGGAACGATAGTGGGATCCCTCTCGGCCGTCAAGAGGGGTGTGGTGGACGATCTTTTGATGGCTATAACGAACATAGTCCTGACGACACCATCGATTTTGATAGCCATTCTGATAGCGAGCTACTTCAAAGTTAGAAGCGTTGAGATGATCGCCCTGATACTCGGATTCTTCCAGTGGCCGTGGTTCGCGAGGGCCATAAGGGCACAGCTCATGAGCGTGATGTCGAGAGAGTACGTACAGCTCTCGGTGCTTGCAGGCTATTCAGATCTGAGATTGATAGTCGAAGATCTCATTCCAACCATAGCGACGTACGCGTTCATGGCCTTCGTTCTGTTCATAAACGGTGGGATACTGGGTGAAGCAGCGCTGAGCCTGATCGGGCTTGGACCGACCAAGGGGATCTCTCTGGGCATCATGCTCCAGTGGGCGGTGCTCATGGAAGCGGTCAGAAGAAGCCTGTGGTGGTGGTTCGTACCGCCCGGGGTGGCGATCGTCGCGATCACCGCTTCTTTGCTGATCATCAGCACGGCGATGGACGAAGTTTTCAATCCGAGGCTCAGGGAGGAATGA
- a CDS encoding ABC transporter permease, producing MASRSIVKYLARRFLFLLVTYIVATTIVFILPRAIPGNPLAQILSNLSRVAQAKPELIRAAERTLMEEFGLGKPWYVQYFEFVSKAFRGNLGTSITFYPRKVVDLVVPVIPWTLMLLLPATIVAWILGNSLGALAAYRRNTWVDKLVLNTSLVVSQIPYYWLGMLFIFFFGVRLGILPTQGAYPQGMIPNWSWTFVLSVLKHYVLPFSSIVVSALGGWAIGMRLMVIYELGSDYAMFAEYLGMKDKRVFNYVFRNSLLPQITGLALQLGGILGGSLITEIVFNYPGTGYLLFRALTTLDYPLIQGIFVILIASIYLANFLVDFVYAVIDPRVRIGQEE from the coding sequence ATGGCTTCCAGATCAATAGTGAAATACCTTGCAAGACGCTTCCTTTTTCTCCTGGTCACCTACATCGTTGCCACGACGATCGTTTTCATACTTCCGAGGGCGATTCCGGGTAATCCTCTGGCACAGATACTGTCGAACCTTTCACGCGTCGCGCAGGCGAAACCCGAGCTGATAAGGGCCGCCGAAAGGACTCTGATGGAAGAGTTCGGACTGGGAAAGCCCTGGTATGTGCAGTACTTTGAATTCGTGAGCAAGGCGTTTCGAGGAAACCTTGGAACGTCCATAACCTTCTATCCGAGGAAGGTCGTGGACCTGGTCGTACCTGTCATTCCCTGGACGTTGATGCTGCTGCTACCTGCAACGATTGTGGCATGGATTCTGGGCAACAGTCTCGGTGCGCTGGCCGCGTACAGGAGAAACACCTGGGTGGACAAACTGGTGCTCAACACTTCACTCGTGGTGTCTCAGATTCCCTATTACTGGCTCGGAATGCTCTTCATCTTCTTCTTCGGTGTGAGGCTGGGAATACTTCCAACCCAGGGTGCGTATCCACAGGGAATGATCCCGAACTGGAGCTGGACGTTCGTTCTGAGCGTTCTGAAGCATTATGTACTGCCGTTCTCCTCGATCGTGGTTTCGGCACTCGGAGGATGGGCCATCGGGATGCGGTTGATGGTCATCTACGAGCTTGGAAGCGATTATGCCATGTTTGCAGAATACCTTGGTATGAAGGATAAGAGGGTGTTCAACTACGTCTTCAGGAATTCTCTTTTGCCACAGATAACAGGACTCGCCCTGCAGCTGGGAGGCATACTCGGTGGTTCTCTGATCACGGAAATCGTGTTCAACTACCCTGGTACGGGGTATCTGTTGTTCAGGGCTCTGACTACGCTGGACTATCCACTTATACAGGGTATCTTCGTGATACTGATCGCGTCCATTTATCTTGCCAACTTCCTGGTCGATTTCGTGTACGCTGTGATAGATCCACGCGTGAGAATTGGACAGGAGGAATAA